In the Podospora bellae-mahoneyi strain CBS 112042 chromosome 4, whole genome shotgun sequence genome, one interval contains:
- a CDS encoding hypothetical protein (EggNog:ENOG503P4NY; COG:S): MFQSRQYIRLRNIGPDSTSGDTATRNGSATHHHKPLPHFLRRPATATIVFLVSIVLNFFLLGKVLLSKTARDQILTYSPALPAISHERVVFSSGFGIEQSPFQGPPSEENNKLWAGLYDCKLCAENALLPDVMLRTGSFKVGISRISADEARPMDNKTLPIPGREGGYVVQLSVFHQLHCLVRLSRPALFLHGQPKSNTERHSQNLIRKGLYGAVDMTNVDELLGIEHLDHCLDMLRQSVMCSSDITPTTFARQTSSSPMKIVAEVVHTCRNFAKVQQWAWNRRLTTELDKNTLVTNDPLGWGTYIYSP; the protein is encoded by the exons ATGTTCCAAAGCAGACAGTATATTCGCCTCAGAAACATAGGCCCAGACAGCACGTCAGGCGACACGGCAACCCGAAATGGCTCTGcaactcatcatcataaACCTTTGCCACATTTTCTTCGCCGAccagccacagccaccatAGTATTTCTCGTCTCGATAGTTTTGAACTTCTTTTTGTTGGGAAAAGTCTTGCTCTCAAAAACTGCACGGGACCAGATATTGACTTACT CTCCGGCTTTACCTGCCATTAGCCATGAACGGGTTGTTTTCTCCAGCGGTTTTGGTATTGAACAATCACCATTCCAGGGGCCACCTTCGGAGGAGAACAACAAGCTCTGGGCTGGTCTCTATGACTGTAAGTTGTGTGCTGAAAACGCTTTGCTTCCTGATGTTATGCTGAGAACTGGCTCGTTTAAAGTCGGGATCTCGAGGATTAGCGCAGACGAAGCCCGGCCAATGGACAACAAAACGCTCCCGATTCCAGGTCGAGAGGGTGGATATGTTGTCCAACTGAGTGTGTTCCATCAACTTCATTGTTTGGTAAGATTGTCCCGGCCTGCATTATTTTTGCATGGTCAACCAAAGAGTAACACAGAGCGTCATTCTCAGAATCTGATCCGGAAAGGCTTATATGGTGCTGTCGATATGACAAACGTGGACGAGCTGCTGGGCATAGAACATCTCGATCACTGTCTTGATATGCTCCGACAGAGCGTAATG TGCAGCAGTGACATAACGCCAACAACATTTGCCCGTCaaacttcctcctctcccatgAAGATTGTCGCCGAGGTCGTGCACACTTGTCGGAATTTTGCCAAGGTTCAGCAATGGGCATGGAATAGACGGCTGACAACGGAACTGGACAAAAATACGCTAGTCACCAACGATCCTCTAGGTTGGGGAACTTACATATATTCTCCTTGA